One Nicotiana tomentosiformis chromosome 1, ASM39032v3, whole genome shotgun sequence genomic window, AGGATCCAATTTGTTGAGTATTAACCCTATGGCCTATGGAAATACTGAAACTACTTCGCTTTTTCGGAGTATAAACTGGGGGGGAGGATCTGTTCTGTCTATCATGGTTTACTTAATTTCTGTTATTACTGGCTTCATATTGAGGAGGAGAAATCAAGAAGTGAACTTGCCACACTATTTTCTTTACATGGAATGCTTGGATGCTACTATTTGATTGTGTTGATATGCCTGACTGCTTTCTCTCTACAATTCAGGCCCTTATATCATCATGGAAGAAAGGTGATACAATGCCTTTCATATTTGATACGGTAAGGAAACCGAGACTTCTTGTTGAGAAAATGAACGTAATTCCACTGTTTTTGAGTTGAGAGAACTTGATAAAGTACAGTTTTTAATCTTAAACCACCATGCTTATTATCTAATATCTAGCCtctgaaaaaaaatacttttctgcAAATTTTGAAGGTCTGGGACTTGATAAAACTGGCAGATTATCTGACAGAGAGGGAAGATATTGACTCCTCAAGGATTGGAATTACTGGTGAATCACTTGGAGGTTAGGCGAGTCACTTTACATTCAATATCAACTGTCACTTAAACATGTGGAGTTCATAATATGTTCTGTCTTGCAGGTATGCATGCATGGTTTGCTGCATTCGCTGAAACTCGCTATGCAGTGGTTGTTCCTATAATTGGAGTTCAGGTGACACTTGAAAATTAGTTTAAGTGAAGATAAGGAAAGACTTATGGATATATCAATAGGAGATTTACTGTGAAGATCTTGGAATGAGGTTGCAGGGCTTTCAGTGGGCTATTGAACATGACAGGTGGCAGGCAAGAGTTGACAGTATCAAGGCTGTGTTTGAAGGTGACTGAAACTGAATTAACTTGTAATTTATAAGCTTATTGTAGTTGTGTATGTTCTTATCTGGAAATGTCATCTGTTTGTCCTTTCAGAAGCACGTGCTGATTTAGGCAAGAATGAAATTGATAAAGAAGTGGTTCAGAAGGTCAGGTCTATTTGTCTTCCTGCTTCTTGTACCCTATCTGGTTTCCTTGTTGCATGTCTAGTAAGCGACTTGGTCATTGTGTTTGTGCAGATCCTGATTAGCTTTACTCAAGTTGCTTCATTCTTTTTAAATATAACTGGCCTAAAAGTGGCTGGAGATTTGGGAAAATCATATCTTGTTTCTTATCATCAAAGGAAAGGGCAAGAGTAAAAAAGTCTCTAGATAGGTAGAAGTAAGTTCTTAGGAGCAAGCCTGTGGCTTGGTGCACTAGTTGCAGCTGTGTAAAttgtaaaaagtaaaaaaagcaaACGCTCCTATGTTTCAGTTGATCAAGCCTTTTCACCAGAAGCTCTCTAAACATCCATGACCTCTTAAGGGATAAAATGAGGAGCAGTAGCAGCAAAACTGAATCTGTTTAAGCAAGTTCTCGTGCAAGGGAGCGGGATCTATTGAGTAACCAGAAGAAAAATGAGATCTCACATTTTTCAGATTTATTCTTAGAGATATATAAATAAGGTGAGGCATAGATTCATCCCTCTTTAGTGGAACTCTCATAGTTTCTACCAGTTTCCGGAGTAACCAAAAGAAAATGGGATCTCACATTGTTCGGATTATTCTCAGAGGTTCAGCTGATGTATAAATAAGGTGAGGCCTAGACTCATCCTTCTTTAGTGGAACTCTCATAGTTTCTACTAATTAAGATGGAAACCCTTACCTCATGCTGTTGAGGACATCTAAATTTCTGAGACCAAAAGTCTTCAGACGTTTTTCTTGGTACTTGTTCATAACCTTATTCATCTGGTTTGCTATTATTTCAATGTCTCTTTTTTACTTCATCTTTCCTTCATCTAGTTTGCAATAAGTTTCTTGAGCCAATAGAAGACTATCCACAATGACCCCTTTCTTAGTGGATAAACTCCCCTCGCGTGACATAAATTAAGGGAGATCTCTGATGCAGTTTTATCGGCCAGCATTGTATTTGAGAAGCTGTAAAAATTAATCAGCCTAAAGTTGAGAAAAAGTAAATGTATAGCTTTCCGAAAGACTGGATCAAGCGACTGTTCAAGTTAGACTTGTGGCAAGGCAACTTTTAATTTATGAATTCAATTGTATGTTGAATTCAAGTTTCCGAAATGCAGCTTTagaactttttaaattttgcacgATAATATTCATCAAAAAAAGATTTCTGTTTGATCTTAATTAGAATATGTGACCAGGTCTGGGACAGAATTGCTCCAGGTTTGGCATCTCAGTTCGATTCACCATACACAGTACCAGTCATTGCACCACGCCCCTTGCTGATTTTAAATGGTATGATGATCTGTTTGTTCACATGATTTATGTTAATTCGTGCCATTGCCATTTATTAAACATCAATCGTCGGAATGTATGTATCATTTTAAATTTGTGCAAATAACTGGAAGATAAATCAACATTTGGGAAATGTAGGAGCGGAAGATTCTCGTTGTCCCATTGCTGGCCTGGATATTCCAAAATCAAGAGCCCATAAAGCTTATGAGAATGCTGGTTGTCCACTTAATTTCAAGGTACAATGTTATCCTCACTGCCTCCCTCCTTTTTTCAGGAAAACAAAGCATGTTTCCTTTCTTCACCATCAGCTAATTTTGATTCCAAGGGTTCAAACGGGGAAAACAAGGGGCATGTTTCCTGGAAAatgttttcttgaaaaataagtgGTTCTTACTTATTTTCTGGTGTTTGACTAGGTAGAATATTAGGTagcagaaaatattttttgaaaaatatataatgtAGGCAAACAGCACGGGAGACGAAATGGGTAAGGGCGAGGGAGGGTGGTAGGTCAAGGTCTAGGGGCcgtatttttattcgggggtggggggtgggggtgggggtggggaagATTGAAGAACAATTCTAGGAAATATTTTTCCTCATTTTGGTAGGAACTAGGAAAGTCATTTTCCTCcgattggaggaaaatgagttcacgaggaaaatattttctaaaacatttaagccaaccaacaTAGGAAAATTGGTAAACATTTTCGAGAAAATATTTCCTTCTTACCAAACAAAACAATTCCTTTTCCAGTTTAGATGACCAGTTTTCATGTCTGTTTTCCTTCACATTTCAGCTGATAGCGCAAGATGGTATTGGACATAAAATGACTCCATTGATGGTGAAGGAAGCGAGCAATTGGTTTGACAGGTTCCTTAAAGTGTAATAGCAAGGTTTTCGTCACTTCCCCCTAAACGAATAAAAGATTGTTGA contains:
- the LOC104095698 gene encoding uncharacterized protein, with the protein product MLVGPILHVQSDKPYVLCYEHRGRVSNCFSPNNKFVFTNCNTNNKMDCTTNSKMAEEDAANLRSDFLQFLCTRRPPQVQLCVVPGKPVTDPLYQESPKPTFSEVMASCPKEDIPNLKELLQEENFYLTTEEGEQGRLPVLVLSMKESDKKKRPAVVFLHSTNKCKEWLRPLLEAYASRDYIAVAIDSRYHGERATNMTTYRDALISSWKKGDTMPFIFDTVWDLIKLADYLTEREDIDSSRIGITGESLGGMHAWFAAFAETRYAVVVPIIGVQGFQWAIEHDRWQARVDSIKAVFEEARADLGKNEIDKEVVQKVWDRIAPGLASQFDSPYTVPVIAPRPLLILNGAEDSRCPIAGLDIPKSRAHKAYENAGCPLNFKLIAQDGIGHKMTPLMVKEASNWFDRFLKV